A single region of the Xiphophorus maculatus strain JP 163 A chromosome 3, X_maculatus-5.0-male, whole genome shotgun sequence genome encodes:
- the LOC102217755 gene encoding prostate stem cell antigen-like — MLLSFVILFFLFSPATSLQCYSCGSSTTNEECNQKSETCQQPLDTCMTIVDTLGYMKAIVKQCASSSTCKGAASTASVDADGNGNTINCCSYDMCNMSAADSVHSHTALLLLTGAVLLLLTH, encoded by the exons ATGTTACTTAGCTTTGTgatcctcttcttcctcttctctccaG CAACGTCTCTGCAATGCTACTCATGCGGATCCTCCACCACCAATGAAGAATGCAACCAGAAGAGCGAGACGTGTCAGCAGCCGCTCGACACCTGCATGACCATCGTGGACACTTTGG GTTACATGAAAGCCATCGTGAAGCAATGCGCCAGCAGCTCCACATGCAAGGGGGCCGCCTCCACCGCCTCGGTGGACGCTGACGGAAACGGAAACACCATCAACTGCTGCAGCTACGACATGTGCAACATGAGCGCGGCGGACTCTGTTCACTCGCACACGGCGCTGCTGCTTCTAACTGGAGCCGTTTTACTGCTGCTAACGCACTGA